One Luteibacter aegosomaticola genomic window carries:
- a CDS encoding hydroxymyristoyl-ACP dehydratase, with the protein MTDIAADTYVQAFRFAAGHPSFAGHFPGRPIVAGVLILEQAAHALQAWRGASVRQVIDAKFVAPLLPDEDAVLELTEAGERRYRFVVRRGETTLLRGTLEGSV; encoded by the coding sequence ATGACCGACATCGCCGCTGATACCTACGTGCAGGCCTTCCGCTTCGCGGCGGGCCACCCCAGTTTCGCCGGGCATTTCCCCGGACGGCCCATCGTGGCCGGCGTCCTGATCCTCGAGCAGGCGGCGCATGCGCTGCAGGCGTGGCGCGGGGCATCGGTGCGCCAGGTGATCGATGCGAAGTTCGTAGCCCCGCTCTTGCCCGATGAAGACGCGGTGCTCGAACTGACCGAGGCCGGAGAACGCCGCTATCGCTTCGTCGTCCGCCGCGGCGAGACCACGCTGCTGCGTGGCACGCTGGAGGGCAGCGTATGA
- a CDS encoding beta-ketoacyl synthase chain length factor, translating into MSAALTVWVKGIGLWAPGTPTWHAFREVVTGEGAPGATERPVADVLPPNERRRAPESVLLAAAAAGQAVAMSGLGAETLPCVFASAHGDQVITDYMCETLATAPAELSPTKFHNSVHNAPAGYWTIATHCHAASSAVTGGEESFGAGLLEAATLAIADDRDVLLASYDIAGTGPLGSMTSTTGPFASALVLSPRADGAAIRLDITPEPGNSGREASGDDWLDGITASNPSAYAVPLFKALAAARPAVLRVAAARGLDLDINVDAVP; encoded by the coding sequence ATGAGCGCCGCGTTGACGGTTTGGGTGAAGGGCATCGGCTTGTGGGCACCGGGCACGCCGACGTGGCACGCCTTCCGCGAAGTCGTGACAGGCGAAGGCGCACCGGGCGCGACCGAGCGCCCCGTCGCCGACGTGCTGCCGCCCAACGAGCGCCGCCGCGCGCCCGAGAGCGTGTTGCTTGCGGCCGCCGCCGCGGGCCAGGCCGTGGCGATGAGCGGGCTCGGGGCGGAGACGTTGCCCTGCGTCTTCGCTTCCGCCCATGGCGATCAGGTGATCACCGATTACATGTGCGAGACGCTGGCCACCGCACCGGCGGAGCTGTCGCCGACCAAGTTCCACAATTCGGTACACAACGCGCCTGCAGGCTACTGGACCATTGCCACCCACTGCCATGCCGCCTCCAGCGCCGTCACCGGTGGCGAAGAGAGCTTCGGCGCCGGCCTGCTTGAAGCCGCGACGCTCGCCATTGCCGACGACCGCGACGTGCTGCTCGCCAGCTACGACATCGCCGGCACCGGCCCGCTGGGCAGCATGACCAGCACGACCGGTCCGTTTGCATCGGCACTCGTGCTGTCGCCGCGGGCCGATGGCGCGGCGATCCGCCTGGACATCACGCCGGAACCTGGCAACAGCGGGCGCGAGGCCAGTGGTGATGATTGGCTGGACGGCATCACCGCGAGCAACCCGTCGGCGTACGCCGTACCCCTGTTCAAGGCACTCGCCGCAGCCCGCCCGGCCGTGCTGCGCGTAGCCGCGGCGCGCGGGCTCGACCTTGATATCAATGTCGACGCCGTCCCATGA
- the hemF gene encoding oxygen-dependent coproporphyrinogen oxidase — MSEQADIAESFLRGLQDRICSALEQADGKARFEEDAWTRAAGGGGRTRVLRDGAVFEQAGVNFSRVSGSPLPPSATAHRPDLVGGSFIATGVSLVIHPRNPYVPTTHANVRYFEASKEGAEPVWWFGGGFDLTPYYPFDEDVRHWHTVARDVCAPYGDDVYDRYKKWCDEYFFLKHRGETRGVGGLFYDDMNEGGFDRCMDFTRDVGQGFLDAFLPIVERRKDTPYGERETEFQLYRRGRYVEFNLVYDRGTLFGLQSGGRTESILMSLPPRVRFEYGYTPAPESAEARLAEYLKPRDWV, encoded by the coding sequence ATGTCCGAACAAGCCGATATCGCTGAATCGTTCCTGCGCGGGCTACAGGACCGTATCTGCTCCGCCCTGGAGCAGGCGGATGGCAAGGCACGCTTTGAAGAAGACGCGTGGACCCGCGCGGCGGGTGGTGGCGGCCGTACGCGCGTGCTGCGCGACGGTGCCGTGTTCGAGCAGGCGGGCGTGAACTTCTCACGCGTATCGGGCTCCCCATTGCCGCCGAGCGCCACGGCGCACCGGCCCGACCTCGTGGGTGGCAGCTTCATCGCCACCGGCGTGTCGCTGGTGATCCACCCGCGCAATCCGTACGTACCCACAACGCACGCCAACGTGCGCTACTTCGAAGCGTCGAAGGAAGGCGCCGAGCCGGTGTGGTGGTTTGGCGGCGGCTTCGATCTCACGCCCTATTACCCGTTCGACGAGGACGTACGGCACTGGCACACCGTGGCCAGGGACGTCTGCGCGCCTTATGGCGACGATGTCTACGACCGCTATAAAAAGTGGTGCGACGAGTACTTCTTCCTGAAGCATCGCGGTGAGACGCGTGGCGTCGGTGGCCTGTTCTACGACGACATGAACGAAGGGGGCTTCGACCGCTGCATGGACTTCACCCGTGACGTGGGCCAGGGCTTCCTCGATGCGTTCCTGCCGATCGTGGAGAGGCGCAAGGACACGCCTTATGGTGAGCGCGAGACCGAGTTCCAGTTGTACCGCCGCGGGCGGTACGTGGAGTTCAACCTGGTCTACGACCGCGGCACGCTGTTCGGCCTGCAGTCGGGTGGGCGCACCGAATCGATTTTGATGAGCCTGCCGCCGCGCGTGCGCTTTGAATATGGCTACACCCCGGCGCCCGAGAGCGCCGAGGCTCGGCTTGCTGAGTACCTTAAGCCCCGGGATTGGGTGTAA
- a CDS encoding YdcF family protein, protein MNGVPKTMRRGPWRYLGDGDILVAAGITLLAFVGSLGLLYVAHFIRVWRIATGSPVRTKAPCTLLVFGRKLVGGQLESDFISRLDRARDNALEGLTPKVLLLGGRSDGGSLSEAEAGRRWLHGNGWPTAVPLMLEQESVDSLENLRHARDILRREGGVPAVALVTSRYHLARCLYLARRLAFEATPVAAEPAFPGGYRYVRRMALEAGYLMWIDMGFRWARLTGNQRVVARLS, encoded by the coding sequence GTGAACGGGGTACCCAAAACGATGCGCCGCGGGCCGTGGCGTTACCTGGGCGATGGCGACATCCTCGTGGCCGCAGGCATCACGTTGCTGGCCTTCGTGGGGAGCCTTGGCTTGCTGTACGTCGCCCATTTCATCCGGGTGTGGCGGATCGCGACGGGTAGCCCGGTACGCACGAAGGCGCCCTGCACGCTACTGGTCTTCGGCCGGAAGCTCGTCGGTGGCCAGCTCGAGTCGGATTTCATCAGCCGGCTGGACCGTGCTCGCGATAACGCGCTCGAAGGGCTCACGCCCAAGGTGCTGCTCCTGGGCGGCCGCAGCGATGGTGGCTCCCTCAGCGAAGCAGAAGCGGGCCGCCGCTGGTTGCATGGCAACGGCTGGCCAACCGCCGTACCGCTCATGCTTGAGCAGGAATCGGTGGATTCGCTGGAGAACCTGCGTCATGCCCGCGACATCCTTCGTCGCGAGGGCGGAGTCCCCGCCGTTGCCCTGGTCACCAGCCGTTACCACCTGGCCCGCTGCCTCTATCTCGCGCGGCGCCTGGCGTTCGAAGCGACGCCCGTAGCCGCGGAGCCCGCATTCCCGGGCGGCTACCGCTACGTGCGGCGGATGGCGCTGGAGGCGGGCTACCTCATGTGGATCGACATGGGCTTTCGCTGGGCCCGGCTTACCGGCAACCAGCGCGTCGTCGCGCGGCTTTCCTGA
- a CDS encoding glycosyltransferase family 2 protein, whose amino-acid sequence MNAAGNRYCVLIPCLNEARAIQGVVSDALLLGMPVIVVDDGSDDQTTSIVSTMDVTLLRHPARRGKGEALRTGFREAIRHGFDGVLTMDGDGQHHAADIPAMLEASRLHPGAIVIGARLLAKEQQPPGRRRANAVADWGISWACGRPIADTQSGQRFYPRSALDLVDLPAEHFVFEAAVLITACRERGIPVVSVPIASRYEGAFRISHFNPVRDVTRITTYTIGRVFHYGHIVDSYRRSRATPTIIGNNTTTH is encoded by the coding sequence ATGAACGCCGCCGGCAACCGTTACTGCGTGCTGATCCCCTGCCTCAACGAGGCACGGGCGATCCAAGGCGTGGTCAGTGACGCGTTGCTGTTGGGCATGCCGGTGATCGTGGTCGATGACGGCTCGGACGACCAGACGACGTCCATCGTCTCCACGATGGACGTCACCCTGCTGCGCCATCCAGCGCGCCGGGGCAAGGGCGAGGCGCTGCGCACGGGCTTTCGCGAGGCCATACGCCACGGTTTCGATGGCGTGCTCACCATGGATGGCGACGGCCAGCACCACGCAGCGGATATCCCCGCCATGCTGGAAGCCAGCCGGCTGCACCCGGGCGCCATCGTGATTGGCGCCCGCCTGCTCGCCAAAGAACAGCAGCCCCCGGGGCGACGCCGTGCCAATGCCGTCGCCGACTGGGGCATTTCGTGGGCTTGTGGCAGGCCGATCGCCGATACGCAGAGCGGGCAGCGCTTCTATCCGCGCTCCGCGCTCGATCTGGTGGACCTGCCTGCGGAACACTTCGTTTTCGAAGCGGCGGTACTGATCACGGCATGCCGTGAACGTGGCATCCCCGTCGTTTCGGTGCCGATCGCGTCGCGCTACGAAGGCGCTTTCCGCATCAGCCACTTCAATCCGGTGCGGGATGTCACCCGCATCACGACATATACCATCGGCCGTGTGTTCCACTATGGGCACATAGTCGATAGTTACCGGCGCTCGCGCGCCACGCCAACGATTATTGGCAACAACACAACAACACATTGA
- a CDS encoding NAD(P)/FAD-dependent oxidoreductase, whose amino-acid sequence MDHKPHDAVILGGGLAGLSLAMQLKREYPDMDIVVLERHTRPLPEAAFKVGESTVEIAAHYFGDTLGLLDHLESEQIRKFGFRFFFSDGKDDLADVTELGVSAVLPTPSYQIDRGILENFMGDEALRRGIDFREGITVRGFDIGSGDAPHTIRYKGPEGDGELSARWLLDASGRAGLMRRKLDLTRDNGHHANAVWFRINDRLAIDGWCEDPEWKDRCHPPERWRSTNHLVGPGYWVWLIPLASGAHSVGIVADAKTQPLEAMNTFEKALAWLWEHQPVLAKQVEARQDKLLDFAFFRNFSYGCSRMFSPDRWALTGEAGAFLDPFYSPGSDFIAITNTYITKLVGLDRRGAALASSARLFERLFFSFYDSTLRMYRGQYNLFGDPEVLPIKVIWDYAYYWGVLCQIVFQDRLGDAEFIAHMAPELTGSAELNIEMQAFFQRWHAVSAKRNHRHMMDQRDLTWFADMNRTLHDVLDDESLAARLRNNVQMMRLLAAGIIERSAALYPELMADHAHLVDIEGTRTKLFDLVA is encoded by the coding sequence ATGGACCACAAGCCGCACGATGCCGTCATCCTCGGGGGAGGCCTGGCAGGGCTCTCACTGGCGATGCAGCTCAAGCGTGAATACCCGGACATGGACATCGTGGTGCTGGAACGGCACACGCGGCCCTTGCCCGAAGCGGCCTTCAAGGTCGGCGAATCCACGGTGGAAATTGCCGCGCACTATTTCGGCGATACGCTGGGCCTGCTGGATCACCTCGAATCCGAGCAGATCCGTAAGTTCGGTTTTCGCTTTTTCTTCTCGGATGGCAAGGATGACCTCGCCGATGTGACCGAGCTCGGTGTGAGCGCCGTGCTGCCTACGCCGAGCTACCAGATCGATCGCGGCATCCTCGAAAACTTCATGGGTGATGAAGCGCTGCGCCGCGGCATCGATTTCCGTGAAGGCATCACCGTGCGCGGCTTCGATATCGGCAGTGGTGACGCGCCGCACACGATTCGCTACAAGGGCCCCGAGGGTGACGGCGAGCTCAGCGCGCGCTGGCTGCTTGATGCCAGCGGCCGCGCAGGCCTCATGCGTCGCAAGCTCGACCTCACCCGCGATAACGGCCACCACGCTAACGCCGTGTGGTTCCGTATCAATGACCGCCTGGCGATCGACGGCTGGTGCGAGGACCCGGAGTGGAAGGATCGTTGCCATCCGCCGGAGCGCTGGCGCTCCACCAACCACCTCGTTGGTCCGGGCTACTGGGTATGGCTGATCCCGCTCGCCTCGGGCGCACATTCCGTCGGCATCGTGGCCGATGCGAAGACCCAGCCGCTCGAAGCCATGAACACCTTCGAGAAAGCCCTCGCCTGGCTATGGGAACACCAGCCGGTGCTGGCGAAGCAGGTGGAAGCCCGCCAGGACAAGCTGCTGGACTTCGCGTTCTTCCGCAACTTCTCCTACGGCTGCTCGCGCATGTTCTCGCCGGACCGTTGGGCGCTCACGGGCGAGGCCGGCGCGTTCCTCGACCCGTTCTACTCACCGGGCAGCGATTTCATCGCCATCACCAACACCTACATCACGAAGCTGGTGGGTCTGGACCGTCGCGGCGCGGCGCTCGCCTCGAGCGCACGCCTGTTCGAGCGGCTGTTCTTCTCGTTCTACGACAGCACGCTGCGCATGTATCGCGGCCAGTACAACCTGTTTGGCGATCCGGAAGTGCTGCCGATCAAGGTGATCTGGGATTACGCGTACTACTGGGGCGTGCTGTGCCAGATCGTGTTCCAGGACCGCCTGGGCGATGCGGAATTCATCGCGCACATGGCACCCGAGCTCACGGGCAGCGCGGAGCTCAACATCGAGATGCAGGCGTTCTTCCAGCGCTGGCACGCGGTGTCGGCCAAGCGCAATCATCGGCACATGATGGATCAGCGCGACCTGACCTGGTTCGCCGACATGAACCGCACGCTGCACGATGTGCTGGATGATGAGTCGCTCGCGGCACGCCTGCGCAACAACGTGCAGATGATGCGTTTGCTTGCTGCCGGCATCATCGAACGTTCCGCGGCGCTTTACCCCGAACTGATGGCCGACCACGCTCACCTGGTCGATATCGAAGGCACGCGAACGAAGCTGTTCGATCTCGTCGCCTGA
- a CDS encoding pteridine-dependent deoxygenase yields MRPASDMRERATPAASPSPIVTYRAPFTGALPPGTLAAFGFGTSAPVVDDPRWLNVALEPLGDAPVELWTVEGEITCGREGDLRWSRGGGWLYAAVECEEAAFGGPEGAATHAYQLLSSFVAGAPECHVQRIWNYLGAINTGPGDDERYKQFCTGRINGMGEVFAKGFPAASAIGHHASKGLLQVYLMATDRPGTRVENPRQVSAWEYPRQYGRTPPSFARATFLPANDVLAISGTAAVVGHASAHAGDLAAQLAETRRNLDALLAHGGAPEGFNAHAPLKAYVRHREDAAAVKAFAEAHWPEAPLLIVHGDICREELLVEIDGWRYR; encoded by the coding sequence ATGCGCCCAGCCAGCGACATGCGCGAGCGAGCCACGCCCGCCGCCAGCCCTTCACCGATCGTGACCTACCGTGCGCCCTTCACAGGCGCCCTGCCGCCCGGCACCCTGGCCGCGTTCGGCTTTGGCACCTCAGCGCCCGTCGTGGACGATCCGCGCTGGCTGAACGTCGCGCTGGAGCCGTTGGGCGACGCGCCGGTCGAGCTGTGGACCGTGGAAGGCGAGATCACCTGCGGCCGCGAAGGCGACCTGCGCTGGTCGCGTGGTGGTGGCTGGCTCTACGCCGCGGTCGAATGTGAAGAAGCCGCTTTCGGGGGCCCCGAAGGCGCCGCGACGCACGCCTACCAGCTGCTCTCGTCCTTCGTGGCCGGCGCGCCGGAATGCCATGTGCAGCGCATCTGGAATTACCTCGGCGCGATCAACACGGGCCCTGGTGACGACGAGCGCTACAAGCAGTTCTGCACCGGCCGTATCAACGGCATGGGCGAGGTCTTCGCCAAGGGTTTCCCCGCGGCCTCGGCCATTGGCCACCACGCCAGCAAGGGCTTGCTGCAGGTGTACCTGATGGCGACTGATCGCCCGGGCACCCGCGTCGAGAATCCGCGTCAGGTCAGCGCATGGGAATACCCACGCCAGTACGGCCGCACGCCGCCCAGCTTCGCGCGCGCCACCTTCCTGCCGGCCAACGATGTGCTGGCCATTTCCGGCACGGCTGCCGTCGTCGGCCACGCCTCCGCGCACGCTGGCGACCTCGCCGCCCAGCTGGCTGAAACCCGCCGCAACCTCGATGCGCTGCTCGCGCATGGCGGCGCACCGGAAGGGTTCAATGCACATGCGCCGCTCAAGGCGTACGTGCGCCACCGTGAAGATGCCGCGGCCGTGAAGGCGTTCGCGGAAGCACATTGGCCGGAAGCGCCCCTGCTCATCGTCCACGGCGACATCTGCCGCGAAGAGCTGCTCGTCGAAATCGACGGCTGGCGCTACCGCTAA
- a CDS encoding phosphotransferase gives MPDALAPPTIGKADFATLVPHAGDMCLLDGVVAFDDATIHAVSTAHTAPTHPLRGEHGLHAVHLAEYGAQATAVHGALRAKASGATQPRPGMLVSLRGVKLAVDRVDDLAGRLDVFAECLLADDAGAQYTFRIEHEGREIASGRAAVIHPA, from the coding sequence ATGCCTGACGCTCTCGCGCCCCCTACGATCGGCAAGGCGGATTTCGCCACGCTCGTTCCGCACGCGGGCGATATGTGCCTGCTCGATGGCGTGGTCGCCTTCGATGACGCGACGATCCATGCGGTGAGTACCGCACACACCGCCCCCACGCATCCGCTGCGTGGCGAGCATGGCCTGCACGCCGTCCACCTCGCCGAATACGGCGCCCAGGCCACCGCGGTTCACGGCGCGCTCCGGGCGAAGGCCTCCGGCGCGACGCAGCCGCGCCCCGGCATGCTGGTGAGCCTGCGCGGGGTAAAGCTTGCGGTGGATCGCGTGGATGACCTCGCCGGCCGCCTCGATGTGTTCGCGGAGTGCCTGCTCGCCGACGACGCCGGCGCGCAGTACACCTTCCGTATCGAACACGAAGGCCGCGAGATCGCGAGCGGCCGGGCGGCGGTGATCCACCCGGCCTGA
- a CDS encoding phosphopantetheine-binding protein, with translation MATQTEAQKELAELIVTSLNLESVQPADIDPEAPLFGGDLGLDSIDALEIALAVSKRYGFQLKSDNPDNRTIFTSLRTLSEHIEQHRAAA, from the coding sequence ATGGCAACGCAGACCGAAGCACAGAAAGAACTCGCAGAACTGATCGTCACCAGCCTGAACCTGGAAAGCGTGCAGCCTGCTGACATCGACCCGGAAGCGCCCCTGTTCGGCGGCGACCTGGGCCTGGATTCCATCGACGCGCTGGAAATCGCCCTTGCGGTGTCGAAGCGCTATGGCTTCCAGCTGAAGTCGGATAACCCCGACAACCGCACCATCTTCACGAGCCTGCGCACCCTGTCCGAGCACATCGAACAGCACCGCGCGGCTGCCTGA
- a CDS encoding beta-ketoacyl-[acyl-carrier-protein] synthase family protein has protein sequence MSPLAITAFTATSALGRGLEAHAKAIAESTGGLAPNDISTTPLPCWIGRVAGVEAEPLPREYAQWECRNNRLAWLALRQDGFVDAVRAARERYGASRVAVLLGTSTASIGATEEGYRRLEQGAMPADLHRPAIHTPHSLAGFVASVFDLEGPCLTVATACSSSAKVFANAERMIRLGLIDAAIVGGVDTLCDSVLFGFNSLELVSSEPCRPFDADRNGISLGEAGGFALLERATDGVVAPLLIGYGEASDAHHMSTPHPEGLGAELALRDALARAGIETGDVDYINLHGTASQKNDEVEAALVARSFPARTRASSTKGFTGHTLGAAGILEAVLTLLAMRDGVVPANLGASTPDPLCGPQMAWQAEKASMRIALSNSFGFGGNNACLAFAAAGALS, from the coding sequence ATGTCACCCCTCGCTATCACCGCGTTCACCGCCACATCGGCGCTGGGCCGCGGCCTCGAAGCCCACGCCAAGGCCATCGCTGAATCCACCGGCGGCCTCGCTCCCAACGATATTTCCACCACGCCCCTGCCCTGCTGGATCGGCCGCGTTGCCGGTGTCGAGGCGGAGCCCTTGCCGCGTGAGTACGCCCAGTGGGAGTGCCGGAATAACCGCCTGGCCTGGCTCGCGTTGCGCCAGGATGGCTTCGTGGACGCGGTGCGCGCGGCCCGCGAGCGGTACGGCGCCTCTCGCGTTGCCGTGTTGCTCGGCACCTCCACCGCCAGCATCGGCGCGACCGAGGAAGGCTATCGCCGCCTTGAACAAGGCGCGATGCCTGCCGACCTGCACCGGCCCGCGATCCATACACCGCATTCGCTGGCGGGCTTTGTCGCCAGCGTCTTCGATCTCGAGGGCCCCTGCCTCACCGTGGCCACCGCGTGCTCCTCGAGCGCCAAAGTGTTCGCCAACGCCGAGCGGATGATCCGCCTGGGGCTGATCGATGCGGCCATCGTCGGCGGCGTCGATACGCTGTGCGATAGCGTGCTGTTCGGCTTCAACTCGCTGGAACTCGTATCCAGCGAACCCTGCCGCCCCTTCGATGCCGACCGCAACGGCATCTCGCTGGGCGAGGCCGGTGGCTTCGCCCTGCTGGAGCGCGCTACGGATGGTGTCGTGGCACCGCTGCTGATCGGCTACGGCGAAGCGAGCGACGCCCATCACATGTCCACGCCGCATCCTGAAGGCCTTGGTGCGGAATTGGCGCTGCGTGATGCACTGGCGCGTGCCGGCATCGAAACGGGCGATGTGGACTACATCAACCTGCACGGCACCGCGAGCCAGAAGAACGACGAAGTGGAAGCCGCCCTGGTTGCACGCAGCTTCCCGGCACGTACCCGAGCCAGCTCCACCAAGGGCTTCACGGGCCACACGCTGGGCGCCGCAGGCATCCTCGAGGCCGTGCTCACCCTGCTCGCCATGCGCGATGGCGTGGTGCCCGCGAACCTCGGTGCCAGCACACCTGACCCGCTGTGCGGGCCGCAGATGGCGTGGCAGGCCGAGAAAGCCTCCATGCGTATCGCATTGAGCAATTCGTTTGGCTTCGGCGGCAACAACGCCTGCCTTGCCTTCGCCGCCGCGGGAGCACTCTCATGA
- the gpmA gene encoding 2,3-diphosphoglycerate-dependent phosphoglycerate mutase yields the protein MYKLVMIRHGQSAWNLENRFSGWADVDLSEQGVAEAREAGRLLKEAGFSFNVAHTSYLKRAVRTLWHVQDEMDLMWIPVVTDWRLNERHYGALTGLNKAETAAKYGDDQVKIWRRSYDTPPPALKPGEMSFAGDKRYDGIAEVPLTECLKDTVARVLPYWHDVLAPAIKAGNNVLMAAHGNSMRALVKYFDNISDDDIAELNIPNGIPLVYEFDENLKPTKSYYLGDADEIAAKMAAVANQGKAKA from the coding sequence ATGTACAAGCTTGTGATGATCCGCCACGGCCAGTCGGCCTGGAACCTCGAGAACCGCTTCAGTGGCTGGGCCGATGTCGACCTGAGCGAACAGGGCGTGGCCGAGGCCCGCGAGGCCGGCCGCCTGCTCAAGGAAGCCGGTTTCTCCTTCAACGTGGCCCACACCTCGTACCTGAAGCGCGCCGTGCGCACCCTGTGGCACGTCCAGGACGAAATGGACCTGATGTGGATCCCGGTGGTCACCGACTGGCGCCTCAACGAGCGCCACTACGGCGCGCTCACCGGCCTGAACAAGGCGGAGACCGCCGCCAAGTACGGCGATGACCAGGTCAAGATCTGGCGTCGCAGCTACGACACCCCGCCCCCGGCGCTCAAGCCGGGCGAGATGTCCTTTGCCGGCGATAAGCGCTACGACGGCATCGCCGAAGTGCCGCTCACCGAGTGCCTGAAGGACACCGTGGCCCGCGTGCTGCCGTACTGGCACGACGTGCTGGCCCCGGCGATCAAGGCCGGCAACAACGTGCTCATGGCCGCCCACGGCAACTCCATGCGCGCGCTGGTGAAGTACTTCGACAACATCTCGGATGACGACATCGCCGAGCTCAACATTCCGAACGGTATCCCGCTGGTCTACGAGTTCGACGAGAACCTGAAGCCGACCAAGAGCTACTACCTCGGCGACGCCGACGAAATCGCGGCGAAGATGGCCGCGGTAGCCAACCAGGGCAAGGCCAAGGCCTGA
- a CDS encoding acyltransferase — MSHWKQREGGGFFAIWLLRTIGLGLGRRVARLLLWPITLYFFLRRPAERLASRMYLARVLDRPVTNADVFHHIHMFSATLLDRMFFLARGERDFVVEAEGVPELDACLAEGNGAMLLGSHQGSFEALRAIGQRRPDVPLRVVLDKQKTPALTALLEALAPEVGAAVIDASLGGTSVALAMAEGAAKGGMVALLADRGNPHEASRAVPFLGTPASFPVGPWLLASALKIPVVLCFGIYLGGNRYRLIFEPFAESIDIPRARRAEALEEIMGRYASRLEHYCRMYPFNWFNFYDFWQEGGSAHAAAPAPQPVQQADA; from the coding sequence ATGAGCCACTGGAAGCAACGCGAAGGCGGTGGCTTCTTCGCTATCTGGCTGCTGCGCACGATCGGGCTAGGGCTCGGCCGCCGCGTCGCGCGGCTGTTGCTGTGGCCGATCACGCTGTACTTCTTCCTGCGCCGGCCCGCCGAGCGGCTGGCCTCGCGCATGTATCTCGCGCGCGTGCTCGACAGGCCGGTAACCAACGCGGATGTGTTCCATCACATCCACATGTTCTCTGCCACGCTGCTCGACCGGATGTTCTTCCTGGCCCGCGGTGAGCGCGATTTCGTCGTCGAAGCCGAAGGCGTGCCCGAGCTCGATGCCTGCCTGGCCGAGGGCAACGGCGCCATGCTGCTCGGTTCGCACCAGGGCAGCTTCGAAGCGCTACGCGCAATTGGCCAGCGCCGCCCGGACGTGCCGCTGCGCGTCGTGCTCGATAAGCAAAAAACACCCGCGCTGACTGCGTTGCTCGAGGCGCTGGCACCAGAGGTCGGCGCTGCCGTGATCGACGCCTCGCTGGGTGGCACCTCGGTGGCGCTCGCCATGGCGGAGGGCGCCGCGAAGGGTGGCATGGTGGCGCTGCTTGCCGACCGCGGCAATCCGCACGAAGCGTCGCGCGCCGTTCCGTTCCTTGGAACACCGGCCTCCTTTCCGGTGGGGCCGTGGTTGCTCGCGTCAGCGCTCAAGATCCCCGTGGTGCTTTGCTTCGGCATCTACCTCGGTGGCAATCGTTACCGGCTGATCTTCGAACCCTTCGCCGAAAGCATCGACATCCCGCGCGCCCGGCGCGCGGAAGCGCTCGAAGAGATCATGGGCCGGTACGCGTCGCGGCTGGAACACTACTGCCGCATGTACCCGTTCAACTGGTTCAACTTCTACGATTTCTGGCAGGAAGGCGGTAGCGCACACGCAGCCGCCCCAGCGCCACAACCGGTGCAGCAAGCCGATGCCTGA
- a CDS encoding DUF1453 domain-containing protein: MLVQAAAQATPALVPVAMGGLMVWVVYRRIRRNFGRQVIHTRKMAIRTGILALVACLLLTVGFASIALAEGALAGLIVGAALAMLGLKLTRFEIGAGNADSYTPNPWLGAGLTALLVGRMAYRFIILGSAMHAGTAPAHGPGLGDSPLTTAVVGLTLGYYLAYYAGILVHHRRFKRQALGQAA, translated from the coding sequence ATGCTTGTCCAGGCCGCCGCTCAAGCCACCCCCGCCCTCGTTCCCGTCGCCATGGGCGGCCTGATGGTCTGGGTCGTCTACCGCCGAATCCGCCGCAACTTCGGCCGGCAGGTCATTCATACGCGGAAGATGGCGATTCGCACCGGCATCCTGGCCCTTGTGGCCTGCCTGCTCCTGACAGTGGGTTTCGCGAGCATCGCGCTGGCGGAGGGTGCGTTGGCCGGCCTGATCGTGGGTGCCGCCCTGGCCATGCTGGGGCTGAAGCTCACCCGCTTCGAGATTGGCGCGGGTAACGCCGACAGCTATACGCCCAACCCCTGGCTGGGCGCGGGCCTTACCGCCCTGTTGGTCGGGCGCATGGCCTACCGGTTCATCATCCTGGGCTCGGCGATGCATGCCGGCACGGCACCGGCCCACGGCCCGGGTCTGGGCGACAGCCCCCTGACCACGGCGGTTGTAGGCCTAACCCTCGGTTACTACCTGGCGTACTACGCCGGCATCCTGGTCCATCACCGCCGCTTCAAGCGCCAGGCGCTCGGCCAGGCCGCCTGA